A genomic window from Camelus ferus isolate YT-003-E chromosome 9, BCGSAC_Cfer_1.0, whole genome shotgun sequence includes:
- the RNF225 gene encoding RING finger protein 225, protein MRKVGVSVYHPSWTNLEVGWAVRQVWQEPGIWREWPQDRHPPTGRGTTYPAAGRPVVGVKTGVEFQPEGGGATGQVRMPCPRPPWLHRPRAPQGSGPSTPGSLTAPRSPSRGEDEDQGEEEEGDCSPGSGLILPPASPVECLICVSPFDSVFKLPKCLDCGHVFCLECLARLSLATAGGGDAVACPVCRAPTRLAPRRGLPSLPTQHGLLPRTARTPLPRQGSVRFDRRRGLLYLRPPPPAPGPRKARPPPPPPPLRLGRPLSRRLTLASSAWVFHAAVALAVLVAAGLVVSGIYIFFLIPRASTSGPARPQLVALAPAQGFPWLSPRPTPGALRTPAWTPRPMDQDLDTAPPVAAEDALAPEGLPDETPDRPSDLKWGGGG, encoded by the exons ATGCGCAAGGTCGGGGTTAGTGTTTATCATCCTAGCTGGACCAatctggaggtggggtgggcagtcAGACAGGTCTGGCAGGAGCCTGGGATCTGGAGGGAGTGGCCCCAAGACAGGCACCCTCCCACAGGGAGGGGCACTACATATCCAGCTGCTGGTAGGCCTGTGGTTGGGGTCAAAACTGGTGTGGAGTTCcagccagagggaggaggtgCAACAG GTCAGGTCCGGATGCCCTGCCCCCGGCCACCCTGGCTCCACCGCCCCCGGGCCCCCCAGGGCTCAGGCCCCAGCACCCCGGGCTCCCTGACCGCACCCCGCTCCCCCAGCAGAGGGGAGGACGAAGATCAGggcgaggaggaggaaggggactgCAGCCCAGGCTCGGGCCTCATCTTGCCGCCGGCGTCCCCAGTGGAGTGCCTCATCTGCGTGTCACCCTTTGATAGCGTATTCAAGCTGCCCAAGTGCCTGGACTGCGGCCATGTCTTCTGCCTCGAGTGCCTGGCTCGCCTGTCTCTGGCCACAGCGGGCGGCGGCGATGCGGTGGCCTGCCCAGTGTGCCGCGCGCCCACGCGCCTGGCCCCGCGCCGcgggctgccctccctgcccacgcAGCATGGCCTCCTGCCCCGCACCGCGCGTACCCCGCTGCCACGCCAGGGCTCCGTGCGCTTCGACCGCCGGCGTGGCCTGCTCTACCTgcggcccccgccccccgcgcccggGCCGCGCAAGGCCCgcccgccaccgccgccgccgccgctgcgcCTCGGCCGCCCACTGTCCCGCCGCCTGACGCTGGCCAGCTCGGCCTGGGTCTTCCACGCGGCCGTGGCCCTGGCCGTGCTGGTGGCCGCGGGCCTTGTGGTCTCGGGCATCTACATCTTCTTCCTCATCCCGCGCGCCTCCACCTCCGGCCCAGCGCGGCCCCAGCTTGTGGCGCTCGCCCCCGCTCAAGGCTTCCCCTGGCTGTCGCCTCGGCCCACACCGGGGGCGCTCAGGACCCCTGCCTGGACACCGCGCCCCATGGACCAAGACCTAGACACCGCCCCGCCAGTGGCTGCAGAGGATGCGCTGGCGCCCGAGGGGCTTCCTGATGAGACACCGGACAGGCCCTCGGACCTCAAGTGGGGGGGCGGAGGCTGA
- the RPS5 gene encoding 40S ribosomal protein S5, protein MTEWETAAPAVAETPDIKLFGKWSTDDVQINDISLQDYIAVKEKYAKYLPHSAGRYAAKRFRKAQCPIVERLTNSMMMHGRNNGKKLMTVRIVKHAFEIIHLLTGENPLQVLVNAIINSGPREDSTRIGRAGTVRRQAVDVSPLRRVNQAIWLLCTGAREAAFRNIKTIAECLADELINAAKGSSNSYAIKKKDELERVAKSNR, encoded by the exons ATGACGGAGTGGGAGACAGCTGCACCTGCAGTAGCAGAGACCCCGGACATAAAGCTTTTTGGGAAGTGGAGCACCGATGATGTGCAGATCAACGACATTTCCTTGCAG GACTACATTGCTGTGAAGGAGAAGTATGCCAAGTACCTGCCCCACAGCGCAGGGCGCTATGCGGCCAAGCGCTTCCGCAAAGCGCAGTGCCCCATCGTGGAGCGCCTCACCAACTCCATGATGATGCACGGCCGCAACAATGGCAAGAAGCTCATGACCGTGCGCATCGTCAAGCATGCCTTCGAGATCATCCACCTGCTCACGGGCGAG AACCCCCTGCAGGTCCTGGTGAACGCCATCATCAACAGCGGCCCCCGGGAGGACTCCACCCGCATCGGGCGAGCTGGAACAGTGAGGCGGCAGGCCGTGGACGTGTCACCACTGCGCCGTGTGAATCAG GCCATCTGGCTGCTGTGCACAGGTGCCCGTGAGGCTGCCTTCCGGAACATCAAGACCATCGCCGAGTGCCTGGCAGATGAGCTCATCAACGCGGCGAAG GGCTCCTCCAACTCCTATGCTATCAAGAAGAAGGATGAGCTGGAACGCGTGGCCAAGTCTAACCGTTGA